The following proteins come from a genomic window of Anaerobutyricum hallii:
- a CDS encoding CD1107 family mobile element protein, which yields MRNKVVKKLLMIAMAVTMISGTSIATVYANANPPAEETTTQVVEETATESTEDTEKKEDTGRVTGEGDNSAFSTPGNAQLVDDKENDDTKQFLTIQTKKGNTFYMVIDRSSNTENVYMMSLVDENDLAEFLDETEKSKETEESTVVIPETTPETTPAVEEETEVKKEEKTGMNVKGLGAIVLAVILGVAGIAVYKKHGRGKEEDYVSEQLEFSDGPYVNEEEDEEE from the coding sequence ATGAGGAATAAAGTGGTAAAGAAACTGCTTATGATTGCCATGGCAGTCACCATGATCTCCGGGACATCCATTGCTACGGTTTATGCAAACGCAAACCCACCGGCGGAGGAGACAACGACACAGGTAGTAGAAGAAACGGCAACAGAATCAACAGAAGATACGGAGAAGAAAGAGGATACCGGAAGGGTCACCGGGGAAGGGGATAATTCGGCTTTTTCTACTCCGGGAAATGCCCAGCTGGTGGATGATAAGGAAAATGATGATACGAAACAGTTCCTTACCATCCAGACCAAGAAGGGAAATACATTTTATATGGTCATTGACCGTTCCAGCAATACAGAAAACGTGTACATGATGTCCCTGGTCGATGAGAATGACCTGGCAGAATTTCTGGATGAGACAGAAAAGAGCAAAGAAACCGAAGAATCAACCGTAGTGATTCCGGAAACCACACCGGAAACTACCCCGGCAGTAGAGGAGGAAACCGAAGTGAAGAAAGAAGAAAAGACGGGAATGAATGTAAAAGGACTTGGAGCAATCGTACTTGCAGTGATTCTTGGAGTGGCAGGGATTGCCGTTTATAAAAAGCATGGACGTGGCAAAGAGGAGGACTATGTAAGCGAACAGCTGGAGTTTTCTGATGGACCGTATGTAAATGAAGAAGAGGATGAGGAAGAATAA
- the ltrA gene encoding group II intron reverse transcriptase/maturase, giving the protein MQRKELLKKSAIRYAEYYGMVEVQDALYADSASEKIFTNLISIIGSDANIKMAYRNLKSNKGSSTPGVDGKTFKDLAEMSEEALVQCVRDKILNYQPKAVRRVYIPKPNGKMRPLGIPTVLDRIVQQSVLQVMEPICEAKFYRHSYGFRPNRSTKNAVAVCYKLAQVDGFHYVVDVDIKGFFDNVDHGKLLKQIWTMGIRDKRLISLIGKMLKAPIEENGVRTVPDKGTPQGGVLSPLLANIVLNELDWWIASQWEEMPAKHPLKSDIYMNKNGTPNKGNLYKKLRQSRLKECHIVRYADDFKIFCRSYSDASKLKHAVEQWLMDRLKLETSPDKSRITNLTKGYSDFLGIKFKLYKKGKKWSIKSHMTDKAINSQRVKLKNAMAQACKSHESEQSQHDDLIRYNQAVVGMHQYYNMATMINSDVHRLFPSIDITMKTRLNSRADLSKEKPPTLKGAMDEYFYQKYGESKQVRYINGMIVVPVAYCRTQNPMFYRVDTNRYTPQGRERIHRMLAKSEYGETLLKLSRDNDTNHSIEFCDNRLSRFVASKGKCELSKVSLAFEDVECIYLNPPSQGGTDEYANLRIVHKDIKSLIYSNDVKIIKSLIDLFDCRGPAKIAKLNKWRAKAGLEAINLITINQTLK; this is encoded by the coding sequence ATGCAAAGAAAGGAATTGTTAAAGAAAAGTGCTATCCGATATGCTGAGTACTACGGCATGGTCGAAGTACAGGACGCATTATATGCGGATAGTGCGAGCGAAAAGATTTTCACGAATCTGATAAGTATTATCGGTTCAGATGCCAATATCAAAATGGCATACCGCAATCTCAAATCAAACAAAGGAAGCAGCACACCTGGTGTCGACGGTAAGACCTTTAAGGACTTAGCTGAGATGTCAGAGGAAGCATTGGTTCAATGTGTTAGGGACAAAATTCTTAACTATCAGCCTAAAGCGGTGAGAAGGGTATATATCCCAAAGCCAAATGGGAAAATGCGACCATTAGGAATCCCTACGGTATTAGATAGGATTGTACAACAAAGCGTGTTGCAGGTCATGGAGCCTATATGCGAAGCCAAGTTTTATCGGCACAGTTATGGTTTCAGACCGAATCGTAGCACTAAGAATGCCGTTGCCGTGTGTTACAAACTGGCGCAGGTGGACGGATTCCACTATGTAGTTGATGTAGATATCAAGGGATTTTTTGATAATGTCGACCATGGAAAGCTACTAAAACAGATATGGACGATGGGAATACGTGATAAAAGGCTGATTTCCTTAATTGGAAAAATGCTAAAAGCTCCAATTGAAGAAAATGGGGTTAGAACGGTACCCGACAAAGGCACGCCACAGGGCGGTGTACTTAGTCCCTTACTGGCAAATATTGTGCTGAATGAGCTTGATTGGTGGATAGCCAGTCAATGGGAGGAAATGCCTGCAAAGCATCCTCTGAAAAGCGATATTTATATGAATAAAAATGGTACTCCGAATAAAGGGAATCTGTACAAGAAGTTGCGACAGTCCAGATTGAAAGAGTGCCACATAGTGAGATATGCGGATGATTTTAAGATATTTTGCAGGTCGTATTCTGATGCTTCCAAGCTAAAGCATGCGGTCGAGCAATGGCTAATGGACAGACTAAAGCTGGAAACATCTCCAGATAAGTCACGAATTACGAATCTTACCAAAGGCTATAGCGACTTCTTAGGCATAAAATTTAAACTTTACAAGAAGGGAAAGAAATGGTCTATCAAGTCTCATATGACTGACAAAGCCATCAATTCTCAACGAGTGAAGCTGAAAAATGCCATGGCGCAGGCCTGTAAATCTCACGAGAGTGAACAATCACAGCACGATGACCTCATCAGATACAACCAAGCAGTCGTAGGTATGCATCAGTACTATAACATGGCTACTATGATAAATTCAGATGTTCACAGACTGTTCCCGTCGATTGACATAACCATGAAGACGAGACTGAATAGTCGGGCTGACCTCTCCAAGGAAAAACCGCCGACATTGAAAGGTGCGATGGACGAATATTTCTATCAGAAATATGGGGAGTCCAAACAGGTTAGATATATCAATGGTATGATTGTCGTTCCTGTAGCATACTGTAGGACGCAAAATCCAATGTTCTACCGAGTGGACACCAATCGTTACACCCCACAGGGACGTGAACGTATTCACCGCATGCTTGCTAAATCTGAATATGGAGAAACGCTGTTGAAGTTGAGTAGAGATAACGACACGAATCATAGTATCGAATTCTGTGACAACCGCCTATCAAGATTTGTGGCATCAAAGGGTAAGTGTGAACTCTCAAAGGTGTCTCTTGCGTTTGAAGATGTGGAATGCATATATCTTAATCCACCAAGCCAAGGTGGTACGGATGAATATGCAAACCTCAGAATCGTACACAAAGATATAAAGAGCCTTATCTATTCTAATGACGTGAAAATCATCAAGTCCCTCATCGATTTATTCGATTGTAGGGGACCTGCCAAGATTGCAAAGCTCAACAAATGGAGAGCTAAAGCAGGATTGGAAGCAATTAACCTTATAACAATTAACCAGACTTTGAAGTGA
- a CDS encoding VirB4-like conjugal transfer ATPase, CD1110 family: MLKRKNDRQPPQSLDELYPDDYWLDEEDGEEELPDPAMKRRPVSGRLHDEPMVTGYEALERQRGVRRPNRKLTRREKKALKRAQKYEEKLHKEHEKADKKNAKREAKLAARAEKQAVRDAKKNAKKKKSRPVAAPSGQRPAGKVVSGTKGSGTGKKTPDSARDKRITAQQSIPYHEMGRDGICRVQDKFYSKTIRFYDINYQLAQNEDKNAIFENWCDFLNYFDSTIHFQLSFINQHSNMAEYEKVIHINPQEDAFDDLRMEFAQMLNNQLAKGNNGLMRTKYITFGIEAENIREARPKLERIESDILNNFKILGVSAYPLNGEERLQIMYETFNQDSKVPFHFSYDDVLRTGLSTKDYVAPTSFVFKNGKDFEIGGTMGAVSYLQILAPELTDKMLAEFLEMDSNLMVNFHIQSIDQMKAIKLVKSKVTDINRMKIEEQKKAVRAGYDMDIIPSDLNTYGGEAKRLLEDLQSRNERMFLVTALFLNTAPTKQELENVVFQTAGIAQKYNCALKRLDYQQEPGLMSCLPLAMNFVPIKRALTTTSTAIFVPFTTQELFMAGESIYYGLNALSNNLIMADRKKLKNPNGLILGTPGSGKSFAAKREIANAFIVTKDDIIVCDPEGEYYPLVRAFHGQVIRISPTSHDYINPMDINLDYADDDDPLSLKSDFILSLCELVVGGKNGLEPVEKTVIDRCVRLVYQDFLSDPVPEKMPILEDLYNLLRNQKEQEAQRLATALEIYVNGSLKVFNHRTNVELSNRIVCFDIKDLGKQLKKLGMLIVQDQVWNRVTINRSANKSTRYYIDEFHRTRRSAC; encoded by the coding sequence GTGTTAAAAAGAAAAAACGATAGACAGCCGCCACAGAGTTTAGACGAATTATATCCGGATGATTACTGGCTGGATGAGGAGGATGGAGAAGAAGAACTTCCAGACCCCGCAATGAAAAGAAGACCAGTAAGCGGCAGACTGCATGATGAGCCGATGGTGACAGGGTATGAAGCACTGGAACGGCAAAGAGGTGTCCGCAGACCGAACCGGAAACTGACACGCAGGGAAAAGAAAGCCCTCAAAAGGGCACAGAAATATGAAGAAAAACTGCATAAGGAACATGAAAAAGCGGATAAGAAAAATGCAAAAAGGGAAGCAAAGCTGGCAGCCAGAGCAGAAAAGCAGGCAGTGCGTGACGCAAAGAAAAACGCAAAAAAGAAAAAGAGCAGACCTGTCGCAGCACCGTCGGGGCAGCGTCCGGCAGGAAAAGTGGTTTCCGGAACGAAAGGCAGTGGGACAGGAAAGAAAACACCGGATAGTGCCAGAGATAAGAGGATCACTGCACAGCAGTCGATTCCATACCATGAGATGGGAAGGGACGGTATCTGCCGGGTGCAGGACAAGTTTTATTCCAAGACGATCCGTTTTTATGACATCAACTATCAGCTGGCACAGAATGAAGATAAGAACGCCATCTTTGAAAACTGGTGTGATTTCCTGAATTACTTTGACAGCACAATTCATTTTCAGCTGTCTTTTATCAACCAGCACAGCAACATGGCAGAGTATGAGAAGGTCATCCATATCAATCCGCAGGAGGATGCATTTGATGACCTGCGTATGGAGTTTGCCCAGATGCTCAATAACCAGCTGGCAAAAGGAAATAACGGGCTGATGCGTACCAAATATATCACATTTGGGATTGAAGCGGAGAATATCCGGGAAGCACGGCCAAAACTGGAACGTATCGAGTCGGATATTCTGAATAACTTTAAGATCCTTGGGGTATCTGCCTATCCGCTGAACGGAGAGGAACGGTTACAGATCATGTATGAAACCTTTAACCAGGACAGCAAAGTTCCGTTCCATTTCTCTTATGACGATGTACTTCGGACAGGGCTTAGTACCAAGGATTATGTCGCACCGACCAGTTTTGTATTTAAGAATGGAAAAGATTTTGAGATAGGCGGCACGATGGGAGCTGTTTCCTATTTACAGATCCTTGCACCGGAACTTACCGACAAGATGCTGGCAGAGTTTCTGGAGATGGACAGTAACCTGATGGTAAATTTCCATATCCAGTCCATCGACCAGATGAAGGCGATCAAACTGGTGAAAAGCAAGGTGACGGATATTAACCGTATGAAGATCGAGGAACAGAAAAAAGCGGTCCGGGCAGGTTATGACATGGACATTATCCCTTCGGACTTAAATACATACGGTGGGGAAGCAAAAAGGCTTCTGGAAGATCTGCAGTCCAGAAATGAGCGAATGTTCCTTGTGACAGCGTTGTTTTTAAATACCGCACCGACCAAACAGGAATTGGAAAATGTGGTGTTCCAGACTGCCGGCATCGCACAGAAATATAATTGTGCATTGAAACGGCTGGATTACCAGCAGGAGCCGGGACTGATGAGCTGCCTGCCGCTTGCGATGAATTTTGTGCCAATCAAACGGGCACTGACAACGACATCCACAGCAATTTTTGTTCCGTTTACCACACAGGAATTATTTATGGCTGGGGAATCTATTTATTATGGATTAAATGCCCTGTCCAATAACCTTATCATGGCAGACAGGAAGAAGCTGAAAAACCCGAACGGACTGATTCTTGGTACACCGGGTTCCGGTAAGTCGTTTGCGGCAAAACGAGAGATTGCAAACGCATTTATCGTGACGAAAGATGACATTATCGTCTGTGATCCGGAAGGTGAATATTATCCGTTAGTCCGGGCATTTCATGGACAGGTGATCCGTATTTCCCCGACCAGCCACGATTATATCAATCCGATGGATATTAACCTGGATTACGCTGACGATGATGACCCACTTTCCTTAAAATCGGACTTCATCCTGTCTCTTTGTGAGCTGGTAGTAGGCGGAAAGAACGGACTGGAGCCGGTTGAAAAGACCGTCATTGACCGATGCGTAAGGCTGGTCTATCAGGATTTCCTTTCTGACCCGGTACCGGAAAAAATGCCGATCTTAGAGGATCTATATAATCTTCTCCGTAATCAGAAAGAGCAGGAAGCACAGCGTCTGGCAACGGCACTTGAGATTTACGTCAATGGTTCCTTAAAAGTGTTTAACCATAGAACCAACGTGGAACTGAGTAACCGTATCGTATGTTTTGACATTAAGGATCTGGGAAAACAGCTGAAAAAACTGGGGATGCTGATCGTACAGGACCAGGTGTGGAACAGGGTAACGATCAACCGTTCTGCGAATAAGAGTACCAGATATTACATTGATGAGTTCCATCGGACGAGACGTTCCGCTTGTTGA
- a CDS encoding DUF4315 family protein yields the protein MNMKLKKLLNDIQKTEDKIAELQEHLKRQNTLRQQMEDIEIVKSFRSMKLDSRSLLVLLDGIQKGTVTIQMDEDGGITVEDAKAPQKKENNEEVHRPPVGQMTEREVLDDEE from the coding sequence ATGAACATGAAATTAAAAAAACTTCTGAATGATATTCAGAAAACAGAGGATAAGATCGCTGAATTACAGGAACACCTGAAGCGGCAGAATACATTGAGACAGCAGATGGAAGATATAGAGATCGTTAAGTCGTTCCGTTCCATGAAGCTGGACAGCCGCAGCCTGCTTGTCCTGCTTGACGGGATTCAGAAAGGAACCGTTACGATTCAGATGGATGAGGACGGCGGTATCACGGTGGAGGATGCAAAAGCTCCGCAGAAAAAGGAAAACAACGAAGAAGTTCACAGACCACCTGTTGGTCAGATGACAGAAAGAGAGGTTTTAGACGATGAGGAATAA
- a CDS encoding VirB6/TrbL-like conjugal transfer protein, CD1112 family — MDRIFEAIEEWMRNLLTGMVSSNLTTMYTDVNEKTGQIAAQVGQTPQGWNGNIFSMIQNLSDSVIVPIAGMIITFVLCYELISMLTEKNNMHDIDTWMFFKYFFKMWVAVWIVSHTFTITMAVFDVGQSVVSRAAGVISSDTAINIDTMISTMETAMESMEIGELVILALETMLVSLCMKIISVFITVILYGRMIEIYLYSSVGAIPFATMSNREWGQIGNNYLRGLFALAFQGFFMMVCVGIYAVLVANIQMSDNIHSALFGVMAYTVILCFSLMKTGNFARSIFNAH; from the coding sequence ATGGATCGGATATTTGAAGCGATTGAAGAATGGATGAGGAATCTTCTGACAGGCATGGTAAGTTCCAACCTGACAACAATGTATACCGATGTCAATGAAAAGACCGGTCAGATTGCTGCTCAGGTTGGGCAGACACCGCAGGGCTGGAATGGGAACATTTTCAGCATGATACAAAATCTTTCCGATTCGGTCATTGTACCGATTGCCGGTATGATTATTACCTTTGTGCTTTGTTATGAGCTGATTTCCATGTTAACAGAAAAGAACAATATGCACGACATCGACACCTGGATGTTCTTTAAATACTTTTTCAAGATGTGGGTGGCAGTCTGGATCGTCAGCCATACCTTTACGATCACGATGGCGGTATTTGATGTCGGGCAGTCCGTAGTCAGCCGGGCAGCTGGAGTTATCAGTTCTGATACAGCGATCAATATAGATACGATGATCTCTACAATGGAAACGGCGATGGAATCTATGGAGATTGGTGAACTTGTCATACTGGCACTGGAAACGATGCTTGTAAGCCTGTGTATGAAGATTATCTCAGTCTTTATTACAGTGATTTTGTATGGACGTATGATTGAGATTTATCTCTATTCGTCCGTTGGAGCGATCCCGTTCGCAACCATGTCCAACCGGGAATGGGGGCAGATCGGGAACAACTATCTTCGTGGATTGTTTGCACTGGCATTCCAGGGATTTTTTATGATGGTCTGCGTGGGAATCTATGCGGTCCTGGTCGCAAACATCCAAATGTCAGATAACATACATTCTGCATTGTTCGGCGTGATGGCATACACGGTGATCCTGTGTTTCAGTCTGATGAAAACAGGAAACTTCGCCCGCAGTATCTTTAACGCCCATTAA
- a CDS encoding CD1108 family mobile element protein: MQEHEYKARDKTVQKMSRDGLREENLRNKEEKRITGRDTDTEISRSEKKEELDFSKRRHERLKEEREMEQPEQSSRKPRYSREHVSDQDINSDMGEEVEIEGDISVENGENPKSAFRTESIRGQPREERAYLETVADSRDLRKKKMVRDYAAKERRKEKETSREEKAAKRESARYRETSEVMEDSLDKFHEEIKGKSKRERVLKEQRKKVSRLSFGDEGDGMVHGAGIGIRNPASAVKDAAVTAAHWKTHEEEDENAAVEGAHRAELVGESLARKSIYMRERLKGRREESRRLKESVLDEAERSRLIFETAYGNEAKDAVKREAEKKKKSALQKLFQKKRYQKQYQAARQSKKVKDAAITSAQKFTEKAKDAVKMVAAQNRGIFATVAVFALIFVLIAASFTSCTASLQGASSAIISTSYSSTDEDIYAAENAYRALEEALNTQINQMESTHPDYDEYRYQIDEIGHNPYQLISYLTVKYGGFTYDEVAEEIKEIFRQQYGITTDSTRETVTETKTVRVGESLGLVVTSGYCNCPICCGQWSGGPTASGAMPTANHTIAVDAANPFVPIGTHVVMNGVEYVVEDTGAFARYGVQFDVYYDNHAAASAHGHQTWEAYIADSNGNQEVQVTTTKEVNRLDVTMTNHSLDAVLRSRMTEEEQERYDAYNKYYGNRDYLFDLNSIPTGSSGFGYDIPADALSDPQFAKMIQEAEKYLGVPYVWGGYSPSGFDCSGFVSWVINNCGNGWNVGRCTADELRSHCSQVSPSEAKPGDLIFFQGTYDTPGASHVGIYVGNNMMIHCGKPVQYTSIASAYWQEHFMAFGRLH, encoded by the coding sequence TTGCAGGAGCATGAGTATAAGGCGAGAGATAAAACCGTCCAGAAGATGAGCCGGGATGGTCTGCGGGAAGAAAACCTCCGGAACAAGGAAGAAAAAAGGATCACCGGACGGGATACGGATACCGAGATTTCCCGCAGTGAGAAGAAAGAGGAACTGGATTTTAGTAAACGCAGACATGAACGGCTTAAAGAAGAACGGGAGATGGAGCAGCCGGAGCAGAGTTCCAGAAAACCCAGATATAGCAGGGAACATGTATCCGACCAGGATATAAACTCAGATATGGGTGAAGAGGTAGAAATAGAGGGAGATATTTCCGTTGAAAATGGAGAAAATCCCAAATCTGCCTTTCGCACAGAGAGTATCCGTGGACAGCCAAGAGAGGAACGGGCATATCTGGAGACAGTTGCAGACAGCCGGGATCTTCGGAAGAAAAAGATGGTCAGGGATTATGCTGCAAAGGAAAGAAGGAAGGAAAAGGAGACTTCCAGAGAAGAAAAAGCAGCCAAAAGAGAATCTGCCCGTTACCGGGAAACTTCCGAAGTGATGGAAGATTCCCTGGATAAGTTCCACGAGGAGATCAAAGGCAAGTCCAAAAGGGAACGGGTGCTGAAGGAACAGCGGAAAAAAGTTTCCCGTCTGTCTTTTGGTGATGAGGGTGACGGCATGGTACATGGTGCCGGGATCGGTATCCGGAATCCGGCATCGGCAGTCAAAGATGCGGCAGTCACAGCAGCACACTGGAAAACGCACGAAGAAGAGGATGAAAATGCGGCAGTGGAAGGGGCACACCGGGCAGAGCTTGTCGGGGAAAGCCTTGCAAGGAAATCCATCTACATGCGGGAACGGCTGAAAGGGCGAAGGGAAGAATCCCGGAGATTAAAAGAAAGCGTCCTGGATGAAGCAGAAAGGAGCAGGCTGATATTTGAGACTGCCTATGGAAATGAAGCGAAGGACGCAGTGAAAAGAGAAGCAGAGAAGAAAAAGAAATCTGCCCTGCAGAAACTCTTTCAGAAGAAGCGTTACCAGAAGCAGTATCAGGCAGCCAGACAGAGTAAAAAAGTAAAGGATGCAGCGATCACTTCCGCACAGAAGTTTACGGAAAAAGCGAAAGATGCCGTCAAGATGGTGGCGGCACAGAACCGGGGGATTTTTGCCACGGTAGCTGTTTTTGCTCTGATCTTTGTGCTGATCGCAGCCAGTTTTACCAGCTGTACGGCATCTTTGCAGGGAGCTTCTTCAGCAATCATCTCTACCAGCTATTCCAGTACGGATGAAGATATTTATGCCGCTGAAAATGCGTACCGTGCCTTGGAAGAAGCACTGAATACACAGATCAATCAGATGGAATCCACCCATCCGGATTATGACGAATACCGGTACCAGATTGATGAGATCGGTCATAACCCATATCAGTTGATCTCTTATCTTACGGTAAAATACGGCGGCTTCACTTACGATGAAGTGGCAGAGGAGATTAAGGAGATCTTCCGACAGCAGTATGGAATCACCACAGACTCTACCAGAGAAACAGTTACAGAAACCAAGACTGTCCGGGTAGGGGAGTCCTTGGGACTGGTTGTGACAAGTGGGTACTGTAACTGCCCGATCTGCTGTGGCCAGTGGAGTGGCGGACCGACAGCCAGTGGGGCAATGCCGACAGCAAACCATACGATTGCCGTGGATGCGGCGAATCCATTTGTGCCGATCGGAACCCATGTAGTCATGAACGGTGTGGAATATGTAGTAGAAGATACCGGAGCGTTCGCAAGATATGGGGTACAGTTCGATGTTTACTATGACAATCATGCGGCGGCATCCGCACATGGACACCAGACATGGGAAGCCTACATAGCAGACAGCAATGGAAACCAGGAAGTGCAGGTCACGACTACAAAAGAGGTGAACCGTCTGGATGTGACGATGACAAACCACAGCCTGGATGCCGTGTTAAGGAGCCGTATGACAGAGGAAGAACAGGAACGCTACGATGCGTATAACAAATATTATGGCAACCGTGATTATCTGTTTGATCTAAACAGCATACCCACCGGAAGCAGTGGATTTGGTTACGACATACCGGCAGATGCTTTATCTGATCCACAGTTTGCAAAAATGATACAGGAAGCAGAAAAATATCTGGGTGTTCCATATGTATGGGGCGGTTATTCCCCAAGTGGTTTTGACTGTTCCGGCTTTGTAAGCTGGGTTATCAATAACTGTGGAAATGGATGGAATGTCGGAAGATGTACTGCCGATGAGCTGCGGTCACACTGTTCGCAGGTATCACCATCGGAGGCAAAACCGGGAGATCTGATCTTCTTCCAGGGAACCTATGACACACCGGGAGCAAGCCATGTGGGAATCTATGTCGGCAATAACATGATGATTCACTGTGGCAAGCCTGTCCAGTATACCAGCATTGCAAGTGCTTACTGGCAGGAACATTTTATGGCGTTTGGTCGTCTGCATTAG
- a CDS encoding recombinase family protein: MMNGMEYTGMDAILAGSFRAAIYCRLSKDDDLDGESASIANQRDMLENYCEKQGWEVVAVYQDDGYTGLNMERPDLKRMLKAIERRQANLVITKDLSRLGRNYLQTGFLIEDFFPRHGVRYIAMNDGIDTMRDNNDIAPFKNILNEMYSKDISKKVHSSYLLKAQKGQFTGCLAPFGYQKDPEDKNHLLIDEETAPIVRRLFAWALEGHGPNYIRRRLEEEKIPCPTYWNRVRGLRNVSTKWEKKDPVNGRYIWDFTVIKDILMNPVYTGAIASQKKEYRFKIGTIGEKKPEEWIVVENQHEPLVDRKTFDIVQRKLKSRQRPRQTGEISLFAGLIKCGECGKSLTIRYTNEKHPKQIYSCKTYNAYGKQHCSQHRVEYDTLYRLVLNKIRECARAALMDGEAVAGKLSDTCEAEQKGQREALERSLAKDEERIDVLEKMVLRLYEDMVAGRISEANFNLLMEKTQKEQAELKARVEEGRKKLADEIRLAYDARQWVEAIQEYADITELDAATLNRLIKEIVVHESIDSDKTRHISIEIHFNLKPLPEVEQVTA, encoded by the coding sequence ATGATGAACGGAATGGAATATACAGGCATGGACGCAATACTGGCGGGCAGCTTCCGGGCGGCTATTTATTGCAGGCTTTCCAAGGACGATGACCTTGACGGGGAGAGCGCCAGCATTGCAAACCAGCGGGATATGCTGGAAAACTACTGCGAGAAGCAGGGATGGGAGGTTGTTGCAGTCTATCAGGACGATGGCTACACGGGGCTGAACATGGAGCGCCCCGACCTGAAACGGATGTTGAAAGCCATCGAGCGCAGGCAGGCCAACCTTGTGATAACGAAAGATTTATCGAGGTTAGGCAGGAATTATTTGCAGACCGGCTTCCTGATTGAAGATTTCTTCCCCCGCCACGGCGTGCGCTATATCGCCATGAATGACGGTATCGACACCATGCGGGACAACAACGACATTGCGCCGTTCAAGAACATCCTCAACGAGATGTACAGCAAGGACATTTCCAAGAAGGTTCATTCCTCTTATCTGCTGAAAGCGCAGAAAGGCCAGTTTACCGGCTGCCTTGCCCCCTTCGGCTACCAGAAAGACCCGGAGGACAAAAACCACCTGCTGATTGACGAGGAAACGGCACCCATTGTCCGGCGTCTGTTTGCGTGGGCGCTGGAAGGACACGGCCCCAACTACATCCGGCGCAGGCTGGAAGAAGAAAAAATCCCCTGCCCGACCTACTGGAACCGGGTACGGGGGCTGCGGAACGTGTCAACCAAGTGGGAAAAGAAAGACCCGGTAAATGGGCGGTATATCTGGGACTTTACCGTGATTAAGGACATCCTGATGAATCCCGTCTATACCGGCGCTATCGCTTCCCAGAAGAAGGAATACCGCTTCAAAATCGGCACCATCGGGGAGAAGAAGCCGGAGGAATGGATTGTCGTGGAGAACCAGCATGAGCCGCTTGTTGACCGCAAGACCTTTGACATCGTGCAGCGCAAGCTGAAATCCCGGCAGCGCCCCCGCCAGACCGGGGAAATCAGCCTGTTTGCGGGGCTTATCAAATGCGGCGAGTGCGGGAAGTCGCTGACTATCCGCTACACCAACGAGAAGCACCCGAAGCAGATTTATTCCTGTAAGACCTACAATGCCTACGGGAAACAGCACTGTTCCCAGCACCGGGTTGAGTACGACACCCTGTACCGGCTTGTACTGAACAAAATCCGGGAGTGTGCCAGAGCCGCCCTGATGGACGGGGAAGCCGTTGCCGGGAAGCTGTCCGACACCTGCGAAGCCGAGCAGAAAGGCCAGCGGGAAGCGTTGGAACGCTCCCTTGCCAAAGACGAGGAACGGATTGACGTTCTGGAAAAGATGGTTCTGCGGCTGTATGAGGATATGGTTGCCGGACGTATCAGCGAAGCAAACTTCAATCTGCTGATGGAAAAGACGCAGAAGGAACAGGCCGAGTTGAAGGCGAGGGTTGAGGAAGGCCGGAAGAAGCTGGCCGATGAAATCCGGCTTGCGTATGACGCCCGCCAGTGGGTAGAAGCCATTCAGGAATACGCCGACATCACGGAACTGGACGCAGCTACCCTTAATCGCCTGATTAAAGAAATCGTTGTCCATGAGAGCATAGACAGCGATAAAACAAGACACATTTCTATCGAAATTCATTTTAATCTCAAACCCCTCCCGGAAGTGGAGCAGGTCACAGCCTGA
- a CDS encoding PrgI family protein encodes MAFVSVPKDLTKVKNKIIFNLTKRQLICFGIAAAVGLPFYFLSRGIIGSSNAATGMCLLMLPAFLFAMYEKDGLPLEKVLKNMITVKFIRPPVRKYQMENMYEKKYTVVRKKKGGTKSVKKKKR; translated from the coding sequence ATGGCATTTGTATCTGTGCCTAAAGACTTAACCAAGGTCAAGAATAAGATCATTTTCAATCTGACGAAACGGCAGCTGATCTGCTTTGGGATTGCGGCGGCGGTAGGGCTTCCGTTTTATTTCTTAAGCAGGGGAATTATTGGTTCCAGTAACGCAGCGACCGGGATGTGCCTTCTGATGCTTCCGGCATTTTTGTTTGCCATGTATGAGAAGGATGGGCTTCCGTTAGAAAAGGTCTTAAAAAATATGATCACCGTAAAATTTATCCGTCCTCCGGTACGCAAGTACCAGATGGAAAATATGTACGAGAAAAAATATACCGTGGTCAGAAAGAAGAAAGGGGGAACGAAGAGTGTTAAAAAGAAAAAACGATAG